A window from Triplophysa dalaica isolate WHDGS20190420 chromosome 3, ASM1584641v1, whole genome shotgun sequence encodes these proteins:
- the ankrd45 gene encoding ankyrin repeat domain-containing protein 45 has product MQGVVEKTIFSCALEDDVEGLKSLLGSNSDSDNEQSRNIMREKDEVGRSALFTACMLGRSCILRELVKNGADVNELTVRGYSPLHSSAMWGQLDTLKTLVELNADLQATNFLGEKAVDVARRYCKPDCEEYLAWADAKQDLQALINRVKETIADAEKGPGKLNKADKNICINTCSAKSDWMQSTKNATIQEFIEQKNNLESVVEPILLRLNTMSETPTKTRKH; this is encoded by the exons ATGCAGGGCGTTGTGGAGAAAACTATATTTTCGTGTGCATTGGAAGATGATGTAGAAGGACTAAAGAGTCTGTTGGGAAGTAACAGTGACTCCGACAATGAACAATCGAGGAATATTATGCGGGAAAAGGATGAGGTGGGCAGAAGCGCTCTCTTCACCGCGTGCATGTTAGGACGAAGCTGCATCCTGCGCGAGCTCGTGAAGAACGGCGCTGACGTCAATGAGCTCACCGTGCGCG GGTACTCACCATTGCATTCTTCTGCCATGTGGGGTCAGCTGGACACATTGAAAACTCTGGTTGAGCTCAACGCTGATTTACAAGCTACCAACTTCCTTGGAGAGAAGGCAGTTGATGTGGCCCGTCGCTATTGCAAACCGGACTGCGAAGAATACCTTGCATGGGCTG ATGCTAAACAAGATTTGCAAGCATTAATAAACAGAGTCAAGGAAACTATAGCCGATGCAGAAAAAGGTCCAGGGAAGCTAAATAAGGCGGACAAG AACATATGTATAAACACCTGCTCGGCGAAATCAGACTGGATGCAAAGCACCAAAAATGCAACAATTCAAGAGTTCATTGAACAGAAGAATAACCTTGAAAGTGTAGTTGAACCTATTCTGCTCAGGCTTAACACCATGT CTGAAACCCCGACGAAGACAAGAAAGCATTAG